The Ranitomeya variabilis isolate aRanVar5 chromosome 7, aRanVar5.hap1, whole genome shotgun sequence genome includes a window with the following:
- the LOC143786098 gene encoding hemoglobin subunit alpha-B-like, translating into MPFNAKERECIATLWGKASGHVDALGAEALNRLFKSCPSTKTYFSKMNLEAGSADLKQQGTKILNAIGLASHHLDDMDNALSDLSDLHAFHLRVDPGNFDLLCHNILVVLAIHFPGDFTPAAHAAFDKFLSSVSVTLCSKYR; encoded by the exons ATGCCTTTCAACGCTAAAGAGAGGGAATGCATTGCCACTCTCtgggggaaagcttctggccatgttGATGCTCTGGGGGCTGAAGCCTTGAACAG ACTTTTCAAGAGTTGCCCCTCGACTAAGACATACTTTAGCAAGATGAACCTGGAAGCTGGATCTGCTGATCTTAAGCAACAGGGAACCAAGATCCTTAATGCCATTGGTTTAGCTAGCCATCATCTGGATGACATGGATAATGCCCTCAGCGACCTGAGTGACCTGCATGCATTCCATCTGAGAGTGGATCCCGGAAACTTTGAC CTCCTCTGTCACAACATCCTGGTTGTCCTGGCCATTCACTTCCCCGGTGACTTCACTCCAGCTGCCCATGCTGCATTTGATAAGTTCCTGTCTTCTGTCTCTGTTACTCTGTGCTCCAAGTACAGATGA
- the LOC143786093 gene encoding hemoglobin subunit alpha-4-like codes for MTFSEVEKAAIVAILGKASGNVSALGAEALERMFLGFPQTKTYFAHFDRSHGSTDLQTHGGKVLGALAEAAKHLDNLEGSLSQLSDLHAYNLRVDPGNFNLLSHCILVTLAAHYSAHFDAVTHAAFDKFLAVVSNILTSKYR; via the exons atgactttctctgaggttgagaAGGCTGCCATCGTGGCCATCCTGGGCAAAGCCTCTGGAAATGTGAGCGCTCTCGGTGCTGAAGCTTTGGAAAG GATGTTCCTGGGCTTCCCCCAGACCAAGACTTACTTCGCCCACTTTGACCGCAGCCACGGATCCACTGATCTCCAGACACATGGAGGAAAGGTCTTGGGGGCTCTTGCAGAGGCGGCCAAACACCTGGACAACTTGGAGGGATCCCTGTCCCAACTGAGTGACCTGCATGCCTACAACCTGAGAGTGGACCCAGGAAACTTCAAT CTGCTGTCTCACTGCATCCTGGTCACCCTGGCCGCTCACTACTCCGCTCACTTTGATGCCGTCACCCATGCTGCTTTTGACAAGTTTCTTGCAGTCGTGTCTAACATCCTCACCTCCAAGTACAGATAA